In the genome of Anabas testudineus chromosome 4, fAnaTes1.2, whole genome shotgun sequence, one region contains:
- the LOC113152720 gene encoding serine/threonine-protein kinase pim-2-like translates to METMMCGKGGFGRVYQGYRKCDNMPVAIKHIPQLGVKHTAMYMDGETKFIPVEVALMLQINPKEGQTSAAVTLLDWYDLDSELILVLERPVPCLDLIDYMNTRGKYLDEYEAKIIVKQLVNALIEVHSKGVFHGDIKLQNILIETGSAVPQVRLIDFGLGEFLTKGEYAAEQGTYDYLTPEWFQRGWYTAVPTTVWQLGVVVFGMLHGFLPFITADDIIFENPLINENLSSDCQGFINSCLVKKAEARPTLETLKHHPWLM, encoded by the exons ATGGAGACGATGATGTGCGGCAAAGGAGGCTTTGGGAGAGTCTATCAAGGCTATCGCAAATGTGACAACATGCCT GTAGCCATTAAACACATTCCCCAATTAGGCGTTAAGCACACAGCAATG TATATGGACGGTGAGACTAAATTTATCCCTGTGGAAGTGGCACTAATGCTCCAAATCAATCCAAAAGAAGGACAAACCAGTGCAGCTGTGACTCTGCTGGACTGGTATGATTTGGACAGTGAGCTGATACTTGTCCTAGAGAGACCAGTTCCCTGCCTGGACCTGATTGATTATATGAACACTAGAGGGAAGTACCTGGATGAGTATGAGGCTAAA ATAATTGTCAAACAACTGGTGAATGCTCTCATTGAGGTGCACTCCAAAGGCGTCTTCCACGGGGACATCAAGCTGCAAAACATTCTGATAGAAACCGGCTCTGCTGTCCCCCAAGTTCGGCTCATTGACTTTGGCTTAGGTGAATTCCTGACAAAAGGGGAATATGCTGCAGAGCAAG GAACCTACGATTACTTAACCCCTGAGTGGTTCCAGCGTGGTTGGTACACGGCTGTACCCACTACAGTGTGGCAGCTTGGTGTGGTGGTGTTTGGGATGCTGCATGGTTTTCTCCCATTCATCACAGCAGACGATATCATCTTTGAAAATCCTCTCATCAATGAAAATCTTTCCTCTG ACTGCCAAGGTTTTATAAATAGCTGTCTGGTCAAGAAAGCGGAGGCTCGACCCACCCTGGAGACACTGAAGCACCACCCCTGGCTGATGTAA